The proteins below come from a single Esox lucius isolate fEsoLuc1 chromosome 7, fEsoLuc1.pri, whole genome shotgun sequence genomic window:
- the zgc:172339 gene encoding endonuclease domain-containing 1 protein has product MVSCVVAQAHLLAWTLVVVMVEAEVQENYSPECREFMYMGTPPLGLEDKALKKICQRYNGKPRFVTLYDTFDHIPVYSAYTFKRSDGAKMVDVPWMYEPQLSAVSALKEMQPFPEGYIHRSFEDAQAVLEDYSNTVIFERGHLNPEEHQAELSDKAATYTLTNVVPQVREFNIGPWKTHEHTIRRRLNNYCRGTAYVVTGVTTSGNMIRRHNIDRVAIPAYLWSAYCCIDYDHNAPFQERTKFPAYAAHGLNEREKSEVLEMSVQQLENFLKSVTYVDKTFQIFYDNCVPPDNSLQKP; this is encoded by the exons ATGGTTTCTTGTGTAGTAGCGCAAGCTCACCTGCTTGCCTGGACGCTGGTTGTCGTCATGGTAGAGGCAGAGGTACAGGAGAACTACTCGCCTGAGTGCCGTGAGTTCATGTACATGGGCACTCCACCACTGGGACTCGAGGACAAAGCACTGAAGAAGATCTGCCAGCGTTACAACGGCAAGCCACGTTTTGTCACTCTGTACGACACCTTTGATCACATACCTGTCTATTCAGCCTACACCTTCAAGCGCTCTGACGGTGCCAAAATGGTCGATGTGCCCTGGATGTACGAGCCTCAG CTCTCTGCAGTGTCTGCCTTAAAGGAGATGCAACCGTTTCCTGAAGGCTACATCCACCGCAGTTTTGAAGATGCCCAAGCTGTGCTGGAGGACTACTCAAACACAGTGATCTTTGAGCGCGGCCATCTGAACCCTGAAGAGCACCAGGCTGAGCTCAGCGACAAGGCTGCCACCTACACCCTAACCAACGTAGTCCCTCAGGTACGAGAGTTCAACATCGGCCCGTGGAAGACCCATGAGCACACCATTCGGCGCCGACTCAACAACTACTGCCGTGGCACCGCCTACGTGGTAACTGGCGTCACCACCTCGGGGAACATGATCCGCCGCCATAACATTGACCGCGTGGCCATTCCTGCCTACCTGTGGTCAGCCTACTGCTGCATCGACTATGACCACAATGCACCCTTTCAGGAGCGGACAAAGTTCCCAGCTTATGCGGCACATGGTCtcaatgagagagagaagtcAGAAGTGCTGGAGATGTCTGTTCAACAGCTGGAGAACTTCCTCAAGAGTGTCACCTACGTGGATAAGACCTTCCAGATATTCTATGATAACTGCGTGCCACCTGATAATAGCCTGCAAAAGCCTTAA